The Desulfovibrio sp. JC022 genome window below encodes:
- a CDS encoding BamA/TamA family outer membrane protein: MQHFQKIYTNPATLLLWAILISILVFASPATAQKPTFGPALLNDVDEPEEKKKEKEKRSLIMPYAFRSDQIGLAGGIAAGMSGFQDGQMSISGTAYASGKEALSGIATINNARMPFTNRLFLDFVTLDGTYPDLWVYDAPIEDPRGGSNDSKKSDRYRGRGIDNMFEATFKYVLPWGQAEKNPIITYNLKDGLPVETASSAWNEGWNPYENGLTYLEFTPFYRHQDVDDGDGRGKHHYKGIGARLGIRYDNTDFPLTPSSGSKQRLQISQSFDALTHADAWTSLEFEYGKFFSLGESDMARQRVIALGFWTSAVASDHKPPPWEGASLGGRYRMRGFDDNRFWDKAAIYYSAEYRYIPKWNPLKDLKIVKVDWLQFILFGEMGRVAPQWSISELHTDMKYDAGFGLAAFVNKYLGRMDWAFSKESWHIRVGVSQSF; encoded by the coding sequence ATGCAACACTTTCAAAAAATCTACACCAATCCGGCTACCCTACTGCTCTGGGCAATACTTATCAGCATACTCGTATTTGCAAGCCCTGCCACAGCCCAGAAACCAACCTTTGGGCCGGCCTTATTGAATGATGTGGATGAACCGGAAGAGAAGAAAAAGGAAAAAGAAAAGCGATCATTGATCATGCCTTACGCTTTCCGTTCGGACCAGATCGGCCTTGCGGGCGGTATTGCTGCGGGCATGAGCGGATTTCAGGACGGACAGATGAGCATCTCCGGAACCGCCTATGCATCAGGCAAGGAAGCACTTTCAGGCATCGCCACTATCAACAATGCCCGCATGCCCTTTACGAACAGGCTTTTCCTCGACTTTGTCACCCTTGACGGCACCTACCCCGACCTCTGGGTCTATGATGCCCCGATTGAAGATCCCCGCGGCGGCTCTAATGATTCCAAAAAGAGCGACCGCTACAGGGGCCGAGGCATAGACAACATGTTCGAGGCCACCTTCAAGTACGTATTGCCATGGGGACAAGCTGAAAAAAATCCGATCATCACTTACAATCTAAAAGACGGACTACCCGTTGAAACCGCCAGCTCAGCTTGGAATGAAGGCTGGAACCCCTATGAGAATGGGCTGACCTATCTTGAATTTACCCCCTTCTACCGCCATCAGGACGTTGATGACGGTGATGGACGCGGCAAACATCACTACAAGGGAATCGGAGCACGGCTTGGAATCCGCTACGACAACACCGACTTTCCCTTGACCCCGTCCAGCGGCAGCAAACAAAGATTGCAGATTTCGCAGAGTTTTGACGCGCTGACCCACGCGGACGCATGGACCTCCCTCGAGTTTGAATACGGAAAATTCTTTTCACTGGGCGAAAGCGACATGGCCCGGCAAAGGGTAATCGCTTTGGGCTTTTGGACCAGTGCAGTGGCCTCGGACCATAAACCGCCACCATGGGAAGGAGCCAGCCTTGGCGGACGTTACCGCATGCGCGGATTCGACGACAACCGCTTCTGGGACAAGGCCGCCATCTACTACAGTGCAGAATATCGCTACATTCCCAAATGGAATCCTTTAAAAGATCTAAAAATCGTCAAAGTAGACTGGCTGCAATTCATCCTCTTCGGCGAAATGGGGAGAGTCGCCCCGCAGTGGTCCATCAGCGAACTGCACACGGACATGAAATACGATGCCGGCTTCGGACTTGCCGCCTTTGTAAACAAATACCTCGGACGCATGGACTGGGCTTTTTCCAAAGAATCATGGCACATCCGGGTCGGAGTTTCACAATCGTTTTAG
- a CDS encoding tyrosine-type recombinase/integrase yields MKLDKSIHTFLTHCVIERNLSELTLKAYKKDLAQFTNFIPDNIYTIHEINKFTLREYIKYISGKYKPKSIKRKVATLKSFFNFMERDDIIETSPFRKIHLKIDRSKTLPKTISKSSIKTLLKYTYIERSKYNHNSRGYREATRDIAIIETLFMTGVRVSELCQITVSAMDLINEQIKITGKGKKERVVPICANSALLILKEYEELYRDNFVPDSSFFLNRDNRPISDQSVRRIIRKYCAICGIPEHVTPHMFRHTIATMLLENGVDIRNIQTLLGHSSLSVTEIYTHVSLSSQREILSMRHPRKDIN; encoded by the coding sequence ATGAAATTAGATAAATCAATCCACACCTTTCTTACTCACTGTGTGATAGAACGCAATCTCTCCGAATTGACACTCAAAGCATACAAAAAAGACCTTGCACAATTTACAAATTTCATACCGGACAATATTTATACCATTCATGAGATAAATAAATTTACGCTTAGAGAGTACATTAAATATATTTCCGGAAAGTATAAGCCTAAAAGTATAAAACGAAAAGTAGCTACTCTTAAATCATTTTTCAATTTTATGGAACGAGATGACATTATCGAAACATCGCCATTTAGGAAAATTCATCTCAAAATTGACCGCTCTAAGACATTACCAAAAACAATTTCAAAGTCATCAATAAAAACCCTTCTCAAATACACCTATATTGAACGTTCAAAATACAATCATAACAGCAGAGGTTACAGAGAAGCGACCCGTGACATCGCAATCATAGAAACCCTGTTCATGACCGGAGTCAGGGTGTCCGAACTCTGCCAGATTACTGTTTCCGCCATGGATCTGATTAATGAGCAGATTAAAATTACCGGAAAAGGTAAAAAAGAAAGAGTCGTGCCCATATGCGCAAACAGCGCACTGCTGATCCTTAAAGAATATGAAGAACTCTACCGCGACAATTTCGTGCCGGATTCATCATTCTTCCTGAACAGAGACAACCGCCCCATCTCCGACCAGTCCGTACGGCGCATAATCCGCAAATACTGCGCCATATGCGGAATCCCGGAACATGTAACCCCGCATATGTTCCGCCACACCATAGCCACCATGCTCCTGGAAAACGGAGTAGACATAAGAAACATCCAGACCCTGCTCGGCCACAGCTCACTTTCAGTCACGGAAATCTACACCCACGTAAGCCTCTCATCACAAAGGGAAATCCTGAGCATGCGCCATCCACGTAAGGATATTAATTGA
- a CDS encoding pentapeptide repeat-containing protein translates to MSRESYSPLVPALTTNIKEYSNDIAKEDPILYSWVQRDETAKYVGCDFSDEALRSCNISNAQFINCIFDEADLAESVFTECVFTDCSFIRANLYKVTFKGCTIESTFPGKDSPFVGAGMGHVKFIPLKTRLVRTSLVNLSFKQMGFRNGMFVRCVIKDCSFEYASFEDTLLDHCQIDHLDLTTCSCRAVRFKKCDISLFRTNLDKLMSTIGIYDLLSRNKFEIVNYNNSNKEIVSDINEVCVLIRERMDRLTTHGKLFEVLNFVLSFAGQHGLEKIVPNSQLEQLDYSGKLPADISAHRIFSAQDEGNQVYVKISQLIKRFMSDGVGVSLDSLLYSLRLILEYEIDSPQLYQAMFDLAQHLFQTQDREYMDNPTVALVQYYLIEMSKRIPTGWIQIRFTHKGINYSDITPRKDYLSNVDKLLECALPDGNYRFERVEHGSLDLVISTLDYRDLFCFLLAAGIKVKFKWKGKITDFSFKFDPARGIKAVAQLVSASNALLKETGLKGGKKDAEELAKSALERSKEYDGTSYFLENNISGDVKRVYVEEVARKEITRITEGNDAPKAIADAEED, encoded by the coding sequence ATGTCGAGAGAAAGTTACAGTCCTTTAGTCCCTGCTTTGACCACAAATATAAAAGAATATTCAAATGACATCGCTAAAGAAGATCCTATTCTATACAGTTGGGTGCAACGTGATGAAACTGCGAAATATGTTGGTTGTGATTTTTCAGACGAAGCTTTGAGAAGCTGCAATATCAGTAATGCCCAGTTTATCAATTGTATATTTGATGAAGCAGACTTAGCAGAGTCTGTTTTTACAGAGTGTGTTTTTACGGATTGTTCTTTTATTCGAGCTAATTTATATAAAGTTACATTCAAAGGATGCACTATTGAGTCTACTTTTCCCGGCAAAGACTCCCCTTTTGTTGGTGCTGGTATGGGACATGTTAAGTTTATCCCGTTAAAGACAAGATTAGTTCGTACTTCATTAGTGAATCTAAGTTTTAAACAGATGGGATTCAGAAATGGGATGTTTGTACGATGTGTTATAAAAGATTGTTCTTTTGAATATGCCTCTTTTGAAGACACGTTATTAGACCACTGTCAAATTGATCATCTGGACTTAACTACATGTTCATGCCGGGCTGTGAGATTTAAAAAATGCGATATTTCTTTATTCAGGACAAATTTAGACAAACTAATGTCAACAATAGGAATTTACGATCTTTTAAGCCGCAATAAGTTTGAGATAGTAAATTACAACAATAGCAATAAAGAGATAGTCTCTGATATTAACGAGGTATGCGTTCTTATTCGAGAACGTATGGATCGACTGACGACTCATGGCAAACTGTTTGAGGTATTAAACTTTGTACTTTCATTTGCCGGGCAACATGGTTTGGAAAAGATTGTACCGAATTCTCAACTTGAGCAGTTAGATTATTCTGGAAAATTGCCTGCTGACATTAGTGCTCACCGTATCTTTTCAGCACAAGATGAAGGCAATCAAGTTTATGTTAAAATTTCTCAATTAATTAAACGTTTTATGAGTGACGGTGTTGGGGTTTCTCTCGACTCTTTACTATACTCATTACGATTGATTTTGGAATATGAAATAGACAGCCCGCAGCTTTATCAAGCCATGTTCGACCTTGCTCAACACCTATTTCAAACGCAAGATAGAGAGTACATGGATAACCCAACGGTAGCCTTGGTACAGTACTATTTGATTGAAATGTCAAAAAGAATACCTACCGGATGGATACAAATCAGATTTACCCACAAAGGGATAAATTACTCAGACATCACCCCTCGCAAGGATTATTTGTCGAATGTTGATAAACTGCTCGAATGCGCTTTGCCTGATGGTAATTATCGTTTTGAAAGAGTTGAACATGGGTCATTAGACCTCGTAATTAGCACACTTGATTATCGAGATCTTTTTTGTTTTTTGCTAGCAGCTGGAATAAAAGTTAAATTCAAATGGAAGGGTAAAATTACCGATTTTTCATTCAAATTTGATCCAGCTCGGGGGATCAAAGCGGTGGCTCAGCTTGTATCTGCCAGCAATGCTCTTCTTAAAGAGACAGGCCTTAAGGGTGGCAAGAAAGATGCTGAAGAATTAGCTAAATCTGCATTGGAAAGATCCAAAGAATATGATGGAACATCTTATTTCTTGGAAAATAACATCTCAGGAGATGTTAAACGAGTATATGTCGAAGAGGTTGCCCGCAAAGAGATAACACGCATAACTGAGGGAAATGATGCACCCAAAGCCATAGCTGACGCTGAAGAGGATTAA
- a CDS encoding radical SAM protein, with translation MSREGRKGSELKFSPDEIAKDKFYLLTKGLKITEEATKIVERSTLEFAFSKGIAGGIDLILPYNIHVSAPILEKYTHESGYKLTAINSTLYLSHHGIELYPVEFISSPQFPKNEKGIILSKYGKIYTDRLGISIVKGCKFAMLDEGCRFCEIGKANSISFNSIQDVKQLIDYCEANELINFKHILLTGGCAFDEMWSKLISFIKEISAHTNRPIYYMTPPVSEARLEEVKECGVSEIGMNIELWDRNIAKEVMPGKGKFTREEYIQSLRQAVSLFGSSGEVRSLLIVGVEPVENTYAAVDYLSKMKVMPILSPLRLLKNTEMKNYVEPEAATLFEVWKECQKICEKNEMTLGPTCKACQNNTITVPVNSLYKYY, from the coding sequence ATGTCGAGAGAAGGAAGAAAAGGCTCTGAATTAAAATTCTCACCGGATGAAATTGCAAAAGACAAGTTTTATCTTCTGACGAAGGGTCTGAAAATAACTGAAGAGGCAACGAAAATAGTAGAGAGAAGTACTCTTGAATTCGCATTTTCAAAAGGTATTGCTGGGGGAATAGACTTAATTCTTCCATATAATATTCATGTGAGTGCCCCAATACTAGAAAAGTACACTCATGAAAGCGGCTACAAGTTAACTGCGATTAATTCTACGTTATATTTGTCACATCACGGGATAGAATTATATCCGGTGGAATTTATAAGTTCCCCTCAATTTCCCAAAAATGAAAAAGGTATAATTCTCAGTAAATATGGTAAAATTTATACTGATAGACTCGGTATATCGATCGTTAAAGGATGTAAATTTGCCATGTTGGATGAAGGATGTAGATTTTGTGAGATAGGAAAAGCAAACAGCATTTCATTCAATTCAATCCAAGATGTAAAACAGCTTATAGATTACTGCGAAGCGAATGAATTAATCAATTTTAAGCATATACTGCTGACAGGCGGATGTGCATTTGATGAAATGTGGAGCAAACTAATATCCTTCATTAAAGAAATTTCAGCCCACACGAATCGACCAATATATTATATGACTCCTCCCGTTTCCGAAGCACGTTTGGAAGAAGTAAAAGAATGTGGAGTCTCAGAGATCGGCATGAATATCGAGTTATGGGATAGAAATATTGCTAAAGAGGTAATGCCAGGCAAGGGGAAATTTACACGAGAAGAATATATTCAGTCATTGCGTCAGGCTGTCTCTTTGTTTGGTTCATCAGGAGAGGTTCGAAGCCTTTTAATCGTTGGTGTTGAGCCTGTCGAGAACACATACGCGGCTGTGGATTATTTAAGTAAGATGAAAGTAATGCCAATCCTGTCTCCCTTGCGGCTGCTCAAAAATACAGAAATGAAAAATTATGTAGAGCCAGAGGCAGCGACACTATTTGAAGTTTGGAAAGAATGTCAAAAAATTTGCGAAAAGAACGAAATGACTCTCGGTCCCACTTGCAAAGCATGCCAAAACAACACAATTACTGTTCCCGTTAACTCTTTATATAAATACTACTAA
- a CDS encoding nucleoside deaminase: MSEMDNKFMEEAYRLAKKSFDEGGLPIGSVLVRDGEIIGGGHNQRVQKGDPIAHGEMDCIRNAGRQKTYKDTTIYTTLSPCMMCSGTIVQFGISRVVIGENRNFGGNEEFLKSRGVQVDILDHPKCIELMERLKAEKPALWAEDIGED, encoded by the coding sequence ATGTCGGAAATGGATAATAAATTTATGGAAGAGGCTTACAGGCTGGCAAAGAAAAGCTTTGATGAAGGCGGTTTGCCCATCGGTTCAGTACTGGTTCGCGATGGTGAAATTATCGGCGGCGGGCACAACCAGCGGGTCCAGAAGGGTGACCCTATCGCTCATGGTGAAATGGATTGCATCCGCAATGCCGGGCGGCAGAAGACCTATAAGGATACGACAATTTATACGACCTTATCCCCATGTATGATGTGTTCGGGGACAATTGTGCAGTTCGGTATTTCCCGTGTGGTAATTGGGGAAAACAGGAATTTTGGCGGCAATGAGGAGTTTCTTAAGTCCAGAGGAGTGCAGGTTGATATTCTTGATCATCCCAAGTGCATAGAACTTATGGAAAGACTGAAAGCAGAAAAGCCCGCACTCTGGGCGGAGGATATTGGGGAAGATTAA
- a CDS encoding iron-containing alcohol dehydrogenase, producing the protein MNFQFSTAPKIVFGPQTARTIPEHAANMGSNICLVTGKSPQRIQWLIEELQEKGLALHIISISGEPDTELIAEHATKARTMGCDVVIAMGGGSVLDAGKAVAALIPNTRDVLDYLEVVGKGMPLDNTPLPLIAAPTTSGTGSEVTSNAVLLCAEHKVKVSLRSTDMIPDIAVVDPLLTISAPPAVTAATGLDALTQLMESFVSKFASPITDSLCREGLKHGANSMLKAYKDGQDIEARTGMALASLFSGITLANAGLGAVHGFAAPLGGEFKAPHGAVCAALLPYVMEINIRALKERDPQNPALTAYEEIAQILTASDAAQAVDGIEWVKNICSKMKIPGLREIGVQKKDFKSLAAKAARASSMKGNPIELTEAELLEILNKAL; encoded by the coding sequence ATGAACTTTCAATTTTCCACCGCACCCAAAATCGTCTTCGGCCCGCAAACCGCCCGCACCATTCCCGAACATGCAGCAAACATGGGTAGTAATATCTGCCTTGTCACTGGAAAATCCCCGCAACGGATTCAATGGCTCATTGAGGAATTGCAGGAAAAAGGCTTGGCCCTGCATATAATATCCATCTCAGGAGAGCCGGACACGGAACTGATTGCCGAACATGCAACCAAAGCTCGCACCATGGGCTGCGATGTTGTTATTGCCATGGGCGGAGGAAGTGTACTGGACGCAGGCAAAGCCGTTGCAGCACTTATTCCCAACACACGGGATGTGCTCGATTATCTGGAAGTTGTCGGCAAAGGCATGCCACTGGACAACACCCCCCTGCCGCTCATAGCAGCCCCAACCACATCCGGCACAGGTTCGGAAGTGACCAGCAACGCGGTCCTGCTCTGCGCCGAGCACAAGGTCAAAGTCAGCCTGCGCTCGACAGATATGATCCCGGATATTGCCGTGGTCGATCCGCTACTGACCATCTCCGCCCCTCCGGCAGTAACTGCCGCCACCGGATTGGACGCCCTGACCCAGCTTATGGAGTCGTTTGTTTCAAAATTCGCCTCGCCCATTACCGACAGCCTCTGTCGCGAAGGCCTAAAACATGGCGCAAATTCCATGCTCAAAGCCTACAAAGACGGGCAGGACATAGAAGCCCGCACAGGCATGGCCTTAGCGAGCCTCTTTTCGGGCATCACCCTCGCCAATGCAGGACTGGGAGCTGTGCACGGATTCGCCGCCCCGCTGGGAGGAGAATTCAAGGCCCCGCACGGAGCGGTCTGCGCAGCACTGTTACCTTATGTAATGGAAATAAATATCCGCGCCCTTAAGGAGCGTGATCCGCAAAACCCGGCACTCACCGCTTATGAGGAAATTGCGCAAATCCTGACAGCAAGCGACGCAGCCCAAGCAGTGGACGGTATTGAATGGGTAAAAAATATCTGCTCAAAAATGAAAATCCCCGGACTAAGAGAAATCGGAGTACAGAAAAAAGATTTTAAATCCCTAGCCGCCAAAGCCGCACGGGCCAGCAGCATGAAGGGAAATCCCATTGAATTGACTGAAGCAGAACTGTTGGAAATTTTAAATAAGGCTCTTTAA
- a CDS encoding EF-hand domain-containing protein → MSVSGIGDSSVSSLFSSQMQQMNQMKRPEDFDSTEDFVDSVLSDQDSDGDGLLSASESKFSEDHFNMIDSDGDGSLSQEELLADVEKMQQMKASMGSMSIAMGGGSGQNLIDSLMEELDSDGDSAISQKESGLEDELFSILDSDGDGSLSSEEIAENMRPPEGMGNAVSGSSESSSSEEAEEEYDEYDYNQDGVVTLDELQQAFASGDTSLEDIVGRRGDMNQQQSGEEGQSGQSVLQRMAMRAYSEQTANASAGSLLGSSV, encoded by the coding sequence ATGAGTGTTTCCGGCATAGGTGATTCGTCGGTCAGCAGTCTGTTTTCAAGTCAGATGCAGCAGATGAATCAAATGAAGCGTCCTGAAGATTTTGATTCCACGGAAGATTTTGTCGATTCCGTGCTTAGTGATCAGGATAGCGATGGTGATGGGCTGCTGAGCGCGTCTGAATCCAAGTTCAGTGAAGATCATTTTAATATGATCGATTCTGATGGCGATGGTTCTCTTTCGCAGGAAGAGCTTCTTGCTGATGTGGAAAAGATGCAGCAGATGAAGGCTTCCATGGGTAGTATGTCCATTGCCATGGGCGGCGGCAGCGGTCAGAATCTTATTGATTCCCTGATGGAAGAGCTGGACAGTGACGGCGACAGCGCTATCAGTCAGAAAGAATCAGGGCTTGAAGACGAGCTTTTCAGTATTCTTGATTCTGACGGTGACGGCAGTCTTTCCAGTGAGGAAATTGCGGAGAATATGCGTCCGCCTGAAGGTATGGGTAATGCTGTTTCCGGCAGTTCGGAAAGCTCTTCCAGTGAAGAGGCGGAGGAAGAGTATGATGAATATGATTACAATCAGGACGGCGTAGTAACCCTTGATGAATTGCAGCAGGCTTTTGCCAGCGGCGATACTTCCCTCGAGGACATCGTCGGTCGCCGGGGTGATATGAATCAGCAGCAGTCCGGTGAAGAAGGACAGTCCGGGCAGTCCGTCCTGCAACGCATGGCCATGCGTGCTTATTCTGAGCAGACAGCAAATGCTTCCGCCGGCAGCCTGCTCGGTTCCAGCGTGTAA